The Onychomys torridus chromosome 4, mOncTor1.1, whole genome shotgun sequence genome includes a window with the following:
- the Rbbp8nl gene encoding RBBP8 N-terminal-like protein has protein sequence MDSFMESLNRLKEAHEKEVLGLQNKLLELNSERCRDAQRVEELFAKNHQLREQQKALKENLRVLENRLRAGLCDRCMVTQELARKKQLELESAHLQSLQHLCILTNEMNGLREENKLLKEEVKRLQSLGDKAAPQAWEGTSEPPSPMPLPSPGNRKGATENPPGVLEEAEEEQPGTDKVSSHKTSPVSRISPAANLPEPRALDMSPQCIANQLHSTVAVVRPGSRACPPDCGTANGTPPPPSTRSSPPSPAHEHGFPVDSFLRVSRPSAIAYETLKRCLQTDRLCLLNRHLSLHLQSPHSSPLAPAIAANSPLPQGLKTREAEAWEEPGALVGMQDPQLEGALQLLLVQQQLQAQARAGRARLRGPSTQHVPPSPPAASDSENSESGAPRTALSTEAQPDGWHPQATGQCSPPREEIHVTTQDCPPDKPLDLSDRGRCRDIPKSTGQPLPLSTTVVHTPSPQPTTLSRPMIHSPHTLSNDGSTQTRAQEPEEHSTPKDTSHPLPGTHASLTSPGRPAEEAGGRPRPAPHLQSPDTDGTTEPNKVRSQRPELEQLEESDTKVGLTSEASAEPSVLGEGHAEDHQQGPQQKRKRTSDLQDKGTHLLEAESQRNT, from the exons ATGGACAGCTTCATGGAGTCACTGAACAGACTGAAGGAGGCCCATGAGAAGGAGGTCCTGG GCCTGCAGAACAAGCTTCTAGAACTGAACTCTGAGAGGTGCCG GGATGCACAGAGAGTAGAGGAGCTCTTTGCCAAGAACCACCAGCTCCGGGAGCAGCAGAAGGCCCTGAAGGAGAACCTGAGGGTGCTGGAGAACAG GCTGCGGGCTGGCTTGTGCGATCGCTGCATGGTCACCCAGGAGCTGGCCAGAAAGAAGCAGCTGGAACTGGAAAGTGCACACCTGCAGAGCCTACAGCATCTCTGCATCCTCA CCAATGAGATGAATGGGCTGAGGGAAGAAAATAAGCTCCTGAAGGAAGAAGTGAAGAGGCTTCAGAGTTTGGG AGACAAGGCTGCACCCCAGGCCTGGGAGGGCACCTCAGAGCCCCCATCACCCATGCCTCTTCCCTCACCCGGTAACCGGAAGGGTGCCACCGAGAACCCCCCAGGAGTCctggaggaagctgaggaagaacaGCCAGGTACAG ATAAGGTATCAAGTCACAAGACATCCCCGGTGTCCAGAATCTCTCCAGCTGCAAACCTGCCTGAGCCACGAGCCTTGGACATG AGCCCTCAGTGCATCGCCAACCAACTGCACTCGACAGTAGCTGTGGTGCGGCCTGGCTCCCGGGCCTGCCCACCAGACTGTGGCACTGCCAACGGAACACCCCCACCGCCATCCACCAGAAGCAGCCCACCCAGCCCAGCACATGAACATGGCTTCCCTGTGGACAG CTTCCTGCGGGTCTCCCGGCCATCAGCCATAGCCTATGAGACCCTGAAGCGCTGCCTTCAGACTGATCGCCTCTGTCTTCTGAATCGCCACCTGTCTCTGCACCTGCAAAGTCCCCACAGCAGCCCCCTGGCTCCTGCTATAGCTGCCAACAGCCCCCTGCCCCAGGGCCTGAagactagagaggcagaggcatgggagGAGCCTGGTGCCTTGGtgggcatgcaggacccacagcTAGAAGGAGCATTGCAGCTGCTGCTGGTCCAGCAGCAGCTGCAAGCACAAGCACGGGCAGGCAGGGCCAGGTTGAGGGGCCCGTCCACACAACATGTACCACCTTCCCCACCAGCTGCCTCAGATTCTGAGAACTCAGAGAGTGGGGCCCCCAGGACAGCTCTGAGCACAGAGGCCCAGCCTGATGGGTGGCACCCTCAGGCCACAGGCCAATGTAGCCCCCCGAGGGAGGAGATACATGTGACCACTCAGGACTGTCCTCCAGACAAGCCTCTGGACCTCTCTGACCGGGGACGGTGTCGGGACATCCCCAAATCCACTGGCCAACCTTTGCCTCTCAGCACCACAGTTGTCCACACTCCCAGCCCCCAGCCGACCACCTTGTCCAGACCCATGATTCACAGCCCCCATACTCTCAGCAATGACGGCAGCACACAGACCAGAGCTCAGGAGCCTGAAGAACACTCTACTCCCAAG GATACCTCACACCCTCTCCCAGGGACCCATGCCAGCCTGACCTCTCCTGGAAGACCagcagaggaggctggaggaaggcCCAGGCCAGCACCCCACCTGCAGAGTCCTGACACTGATGGGACCACAG AGCCCAACAAGGTCAGGTCACAGAGGCCAGAGTTGGAGCAACTGGAAGAGTCAGACACCAAG GTGGGTCTGACCTCTGAAGCAAGTGCAGAGCCGAGCGTGCTAGGAGAAGGACATGCTGAGGACCATCAACAGGGTCCACAGCAGAAGAGGAAGCGGACCTCAGATCTTCAGGACAAAGGTACTCACCTCCTAGAAGCTGAAAGCCAGAGAAACACCTAG